Genomic segment of Deltaproteobacteria bacterium:
TAAAGCCGTTCCAGAGCTTCCAGCCATCCCTGGACGGTCATAAAATTCACCCCCAAATCTTCCCTGAGGGCATTCACTGATAAAGGGGATCCGATCCGGTCGGGGAGAAGGGCAACCAGCGTTTCCAGAAGGCCAATCTCGCGAATCCGGGTAAGGTCCCTTAAATCCTCTCGAATCACCAAAGTCTCGCGGGAATGACGCCACCGCCGAAGACGGATTTCACTTCCGGAAAATAGGGGTTCGGGGAACCCGGTCAAGGTCTCCAAGTCCCGAAGACTTTCCCTGGCGCCCGAGAGGGTTTTTCCTTCCAGAAGATTCTGCCAAAATTCTTCCGGTGAATGAACGGTCTTGCGGTCCGAACGTAACATTTCCCCTAACGTAAAAGGATGCAAATGGTAGAGATGATACCGACCCAATAGGGAATCTCCTCCGCGCTGATAGATGTCGAGCCGCCCGCTACCGGTCACCAGGACTTCGAGATCTTTCCCCCGGGCATCGAAGAAACCCTTAAGAAATCGCTTCCACCTCGGATATTTATGAATCTCGTCCAAACATATGCGCGGCTTGCGCGGGGAGGGGATCGGGGCGGCCCTTTCCCAGAAATCTTCAGGGTTTTTAATGATGGCCTTCCGGTGGCTTTCTATATCCCAATTAAAATAGAAAGCCTCCATCCCTGCCTGGTGCAAAAGATGTTTGGCCAGAGTTGTTTTCCCCACTTGCCTGGGACCCGCAACGAAGGCCATTTTGGCTTCTTCGGCGAAGAATCTTACAATTTCGGGTGTTAGATAGCG
This window contains:
- a CDS encoding ATP-binding protein encodes the protein MRYLTPEIVRFFAEEAKMAFVAGPRQVGKTTLAKHLLHQAGMEAFYFNWDIESHRKAIIKNPEDFWERAAPIPSPRKPRICLDEIHKYPRWKRFLKGFFDARGKDLEVLVTGSGRLDIYQRGGDSLLGRYHLYHLHPFTLGEMLRSDRKTVHSPEEFWQNLLEGKTLSGARESLRDLETLTGFPEPLFSGSEIRLRRWRHSRETLVIREDLRDLTRIREIGLLETLVALLPDRIGSPLSVNALREDLGVNFMTVQGWLEALERLYYLFKIRPYAGTLTRTLRREEKVYLFDFSAIENPGAKFENLVALHLHKLCEAWTDWGYGDFALYYVRDREKREVDFLITDRRKPHALVETKLTASDVDSTLRYFADRLKPKYAVQVVREPGKFKSIFTSKGVMFAPATHFLSFI